From one Eucalyptus grandis isolate ANBG69807.140 chromosome 9, ASM1654582v1, whole genome shotgun sequence genomic stretch:
- the LOC104429911 gene encoding extra-large guanine nucleotide-binding protein 1-like produces the protein MINRCHSSANMYPKETILTSSMGSRLKQFSDWLLKVIASANLEALVLSASHEYSPFIEELWKNEAIQVTYNRRNNLEKLPRVATFFSGAEGITSSNGLASMEFSFPTSAKADGYIDSIDQHCSMMRQTSHQNALDRKSPSTTISRTNSSGCILEA, from the exons ATGATTAATAGATGTCACTCTTCAG CGAATATGTATCCAAAGGAAACTATTTTGACCTCTTCCATGGGCTCAAGGCTGAAACAATTCTCAGATTGGCTTCTCAAGGTAATAGCATCTGCTAATCTAGAAGCCCTAGTTCTCTCTGCCAGTCATGAATACTCTCCTTTTATCGAGGAACTGTGGAAGAATGAAGCCATTCAAGTCACGTACAACCGAAGGAACAACTTAGAAAAGCTCCCTAGAGTGGCTACATTTTTTTCTGGAGCGG AGGGAATCACCTCTTCTAATGGTCTTGCAAGCATGGAATTTTCATTTCCCACGTCAGCAAAAGCTGATGGATACATAGACTCCATTGATCAGCATTGCAGCATGATGAG GCAAACGTCACACCAAAATGCACTTGATAGAAAATCACCATCAACTACTATTTCTC GTACCAACTCATCAGGGTGCATCCTAGAAGCCTAG
- the LOC104429913 gene encoding extra-large guanine nucleotide-binding protein 2-like gives MSVDFAGAAVGTTFGELCLLVKRVVNTVATFRSHLEKIDSTLSEMEPIIKDIYHLYEQLDRLEEMDPIKKLLDEGKGLVDKCRKIHWLNWYKKHTHSNKLIKYNTAIREKLHNYILLLAARNNAEILMTMGEIRSSCFGQAHAENNGKKGSCYRCLKGNRFTEKEVCIVCNAKYCQKCVLRAIGSMPEGRKCVTCIGFRIDEINRSNLGKCSRMLKWLLPESEIKQIMSAEVLCPANEIPPNLVYVNDEPLDHEELLLLRGCPNPPKKLRPGYYWYDKVAGFWGKEGQKPCQIIGAQLNVGVFIKRNASNGNTDVLINGREITKQEVWMLKMDPIRKRGRSMLKTAYGRSWINITIKALSQWRDMFDSSFIFSANIITNSTALSRQLRLSFISGCGDFKRRVVPFDMDILCAEGMISSNGIASMEFSFPTSAKADEYIDSIDQHYSMMRYQLIRVHPRSLGENCKWLEMFEDVNIVLFCISLTEYDEFYEDNKGLLINKMMASKELYESVLTHPTFYKKDFLLIMSKFDLLKEKIEQSPLTHCEWFGDYHPLIDHKSNIGTYVNLAPALARRAFHYMAVKFKRLFHSLTERKLYVSLVTGLEQDSVDESLKYAREIMNWDEEDITFIDRESSLSLEASTS, from the exons ATGTCTGTCGATTTCGCCGGAGCTGCCGTGGGAACAACATTCGGCGAGCTGTGCTTGCTTGTTAAGCGCGTAGTCAACACCGTCGCCACATTTCGTTCACACCTCGAGAAGATTGATTCCACGTTGAGCGAGATGGAGCCGATCATAAAGGATATATACCATCTCTATGAACAGCTGGACCGTTTGGAAGAAATGGATCCAATCAAGAAATTATTGGATGAAGGCAAAGGATTGGTGGACAAGTGCCGGAAGATCCACTGGCTCAACTGGTACAAGAAGCACACGCACTCGAACAAGCTGATCAAGTACAACACCGCTATCCGTGAAAAGCTCCACAATTACATTCTGCTGCTCGCCGCAAGGAACAATGCGGAGATTTTGATGACCATGGGCGAGATCAGGTCCAGCTGCTTTGGTCAAGCACATG CTGAAAATAATGGAAAGAAAGGGTCATGCTACCGCTGCCTTAAAGGGAACAGATTCACAGAAAAAGAAGTTTGCATTGTTTGCAATGCAAAGTATTGTCAGAAATGTGTATTAAGAGCTATAGGATCGATGCCTGAAGGCAGAAAATGCGTCACCTGCATAGGCTTTAGGATCGATGAAATAAATCGAAGTAACCTGGGGAAATGTTCTAGAATGCTAAAGTGGCTCTTGCCAGAATCAGAAATTAAGCAAATAATGAGTGCTGAGGTATTGTGCCCAGCAAATGAAATCCCCCCAAACCTTGTTTATGTGAATGATGAGCCTCTTGATCATGAAGAGTTGCTTCTGCTGCGGGGCTGCCCAAATCCTCCGAAAAAGCTAAGGCCAGGATACTACTGGTACGATAAAGTAGCTGGGTTTTGGGGTAAG GAGGGGCAGAAACCATGCCAAATAATCGGTGCCCAGTTAAATGTTGGGGTTTTCATTAAGAGAAATGCTAGCAACGGAAACACAGACGTATTGATTAATGGCCGGGAAATTACGAAACAAGAGGTTTGGATGCTCAAG ATGGATCCTATCAGGAAGCGGGGCAGAAGTATGCTAAAGACCGCATATGGGAGAAG TTGGATAAATATCACAATAAAGGCACTTTCTCAATGGCGAGACATGTTTGATTCCAGCTTTATATTCAGTGCTAATATAATCACAAATTCGACTGCTCTGTCTCGCCAACTGAGGCTCTCTTTCATATCAGGCTGTGGAGACTTTAAAAGAAGAGTAGTGCCCTTTGATATGGATATTCTGTGCGCAGAGGGAATGATCTCTTCTAATGGTATTGCAAGCATGGAATTTTCATTTCCCACGTCAGCAAAAGCAGATGAATACATAGACTCCATTGATCAGCACTACAGCATGATGAG GTACCAACTCATCAGGGTGCATCCTAGAAGCCTAGGGGAAAACTGCAAGTGGTTGGAGATGTTCGAAGATGTTAATATCGTCTTGTTCTGCATCTCATTGACAGAATACGATGAGTTCTATGAGGACAATAAAGGATTACTGATAAACAAGATGATGGCAAGCAAAGAGCTTTATGAAAGTGTCCTCACTCATCCGACCTTTTATAAAAAGGACTTCCTTCTGATTATGAGCAAGTTCGATCTGCTCAAAGAAAAGATTGAACAGTCTCCTTTAACTCATTGTGAATGGTTTGGTGATTACCATCCACTGATCGACCATAAATCCAATATTGGGACTTATGTAAATCTGGCTCCTGCATTGGCACGACGTGCTTTCCACTACATGGCAGTGAAGTTCAAACGGCTCTTCCATTCGCTTACTGAACGCAAGCTGTATGTTTCCCTAGTTACGGGACTTGAGCAGGATAGTGTGGATGAATCTCTTAAGTATGCGAGGGAGATTATGAATTGGGACGAAGAAGATATCACTTTCATCGATAGGGAATCTTCTTTGAGTTTGGAGGCAAGCACctcttag